The DNA region CAGGACGAAATCAACGGACTGCTGATTTCGTTTGCAGAGACGGATCGAACCGTAGTGAGGTTGAAGGGCGGAGATCCACTGGTCTTCGGCCGTGCGGGCGAGGAGATCGAAGCGCTTCGCGAAGCGGGAGTGAAATACGAAGTCGTTCCTGGGGTCACGGCTGCAAGTGGGGCAGCAGCCGCAGCGGGAATTTCACTCACCGATCGGCGTTGCGCTTCGAGTCTCCTCATTACTACGGGCCATCGGGGAGTGGAGAACCTGGGAGGTGACTGGCTAAGGCTGGCGCGCGGCGACACGACGCTCGTCGTCTACATGCCGGGTAAGGACTACCTGAAAATTGCAGAATTGCTAATGGAGGCTGGGCTTGAGACGCAGACCCCGTGCGTGGTGGTGTCATCGGCCAGCCGTAGCAATGAGCAGGTCCGTTTTACGAATCTGGGGGATTTGTTGAGGATTGCCACGCCCCCCGCTCCTG from Terriglobales bacterium includes:
- the cobA gene encoding uroporphyrinogen-III C-methyltransferase — protein: MRGTVYLVGAGPGNVELLTVKATRVLQQANVVLHDSLVSSEVLELISPVARVIDVGKRCGLKLLTQDEINGLLISFAETDRTVVRLKGGDPLVFGRAGEEIEALREAGVKYEVVPGVTAASGAAAAAGISLTDRRCASSLLITTGHRGVENLGGDWLRLARGDTTLVVYMPGKDYLKIAELLMEAGLETQTPCVVVSSASRSNEQVRFTNLGDLLRIATPPAPAVLIVGWVAGSVEEFRSMMTRPELQRELSLPRFEV